Sequence from the Deltaproteobacteria bacterium IMCC39524 genome:
TTATATAAAGTGGTCCTGCAGCAAAACCGAGCGTGCCACCAATTCCAAAAATGCTCATAGCGGCAGCTTTCTGTTCTCCACCGGACAAGTTGACTCGGCGTGCTGCCTCTGGATGGTATGCGGCAATACCAACACCACTGATTCCTGCAAGGAGCAGGATCAAATAGTAGTTTCCCACTAAGCCGATCAAAGCAATTCCAGACCCTGCCAATAGTAATGCTAAAGGCATCAACCATGCTTTCGAAGAGCGGTCAGCAGCATGTCCAAAAATAGGCTGAATGATCGTAGAGGTGATATTTGCCGCGAAGACAATACCTGCGGCAGCTGCGTAGGAAAAACCATGACTGTCCACCAGGAAAGGGAGCATCGCAGGAAGGGCCCCCTGGTTAAGATCCGTGACAAGGTGTCCTGCCGAAAGTAGGTAAATGGAGCGTTTGTTCATGATTTTGCCTTGCTGTCTATCCTACTAGTGACTTTGTCATGAATTGACTATACCCCCATCCACTGATATCTTTCTTGCGATATGTCGACAATAAATAACGCGAAAAGGACAAGATCAGCCAACAGGCAGCAAATTGAAGAGCTGCAGAAAACACCACGTTCAATCGTTGCATGGTCTGAGGACTATCCCAATGGACATGTCATCAGCATGCATCAACATGACCGAGCGCAGTTACTTTATGCTTCAATGGGTGTTATGACTGTTGAGACGTCTCACGGCCTCTGGGTCGTACCGCCATTACGCGCAGTATGGATTCCGGCCCTTGCAGACCACAAGATTACTTGCTCAGGCAAGGTATTGATGCGCACCCTCTACGTGAGACCAGACGCCTTGACTCAACCATTAGATAATTGTTGTGTCGTTTCGGTTTCACCACTGTTGCGAGAACTCATTCTTTACGCTGTCGAAATGCCAAGGCTGTATGACACGGCTGGTGCTGACGGGAGAATCGAGCGCGTCATCATTGATTGCATTGAAAGGCTTACTGTTGCACCCCTTGAACTTGCGACTCCTGAGAGCGAGAGGTTGCAAAGGATTCTGACAAGTTTAATAAAGGATCCATCTGATCAACGAACACTTTCAGAATGGGCGAGCCTGGTAGGCATGACGAGTCGTACCCTAGCCCGTCATATACAAGCAGAGACAAACCTCACATTTGGACAGTGGAGACAACAAATCAGACTACTTGAGGCACTGAGGAGATTAGGGAGAAAGGAAGCTGTTACAACAGTAGCTATCGACCTTGGGTATGATAGTCCCAGTGCATTTATTGCCATGTTCAAAAAAGCACTTGGAAGCACTCCCGGAAGATACTTCAAAGAAGTCTTGCCCTTGCGCGCCCCAAAACTGCACTAAAAATTTTCCCAAAGGATTCGGGAGCAGGGGGTCGCAAGTTCAAATCTTGTCATCCCGACCAGTCTATATAAGGAGCGACCTCCCCGGGGTCGCTCTTTCTTTTTGTCCTCCGGTCCATGTCCGGTCCGAAATCCTCTTCTATGTAGTAGTGAGTGTGTCAGGGAGTGATGTCTTTGGTGTTCCGGGGCG
This genomic interval carries:
- a CDS encoding helix-turn-helix transcriptional regulator; protein product: MSTINNAKRTRSANRQQIEELQKTPRSIVAWSEDYPNGHVISMHQHDRAQLLYASMGVMTVETSHGLWVVPPLRAVWIPALADHKITCSGKVLMRTLYVRPDALTQPLDNCCVVSVSPLLRELILYAVEMPRLYDTAGADGRIERVIIDCIERLTVAPLELATPESERLQRILTSLIKDPSDQRTLSEWASLVGMTSRTLARHIQAETNLTFGQWRQQIRLLEALRRLGRKEAVTTVAIDLGYDSPSAFIAMFKKALGSTPGRYFKEVLPLRAPKLH